The region ACACCGACGTGCATGTCATTGCGCCTTTCGCAAACCATGCCCAGCTGGTCTAGCACTGCGGGTATGTAGTGACGTCTGCATTGCGCTGTAGCGGCTCATTGGCCGCTTGACAATACATTGCTGGGAATCTTCACAGCGATTCACTTGTCCTGCATATAAGACACTTTTCTTTTATGGGTTTCCCGACTAGCTGCTTGCTTACTCCGCCTATAAGATCTATGAAGACGCGCAGCTTTTGGCGGAGTCGATGTCGGCGTCTTTAAGATCCTGTCGCCGTGCGCCGCCAGTCTTCCTTTGGAAATGTCACGGCCCGCCGCAGACGGCCATTCAATAGGGAAAACTCAATAGTCTCAGGCCCCCTGTAGAGAAGAGCTCCGTTATAAAGACTGATATAATGTATCGCCGTACGTCTGGCCGTTGTACAACTCTCACAGAGCCACTTTGTTGGCCTGAAGTCGTTTCCAATAGGACGTCGCTGACTAATACCGTTGCTAGTGTACCGCTGTTCGATTTCTTTTGTTTTACTTCGTTGCAAAGGCCAGGTGTCACCTTAAGTCCACTAAAGTTTAATGCGGATCGAATGACTCGTGGTGTGGCCATCTTCGAAGTGAAGCGCTACATGCCTCGGTTTTTATTATGTTCATGTCGATGGCGTGCATATGTTCGCTCGTGACGTCTGTTGACTTGTTGGAGACAAGGCATCGCGGCGGGGCTCCAATAAAAGTCATCGTCATGAAGAGACAACAGCTGTGTCCTTGCCCGCTGTGCCGTCGATGTATGAATGCTCATCGTAAcgagacagcagcagctacgtCTGAATGATTACAGCGCTTGGTGGTGGATGAATGCTGGCTGTCGAAAACGACCTGGCAGAAAAGAGCTGTGTTCAGGTCTCTACTTTAAATATAGCTCGTAAATTGTGCGTACTAAAACATCAATGTCTAAGGGACCCGGCAGACGTCTCTCTGGTCGTGTAGTTCGCTAAAGGCAGCTGTATTGACGCTGCGGAGGGATCGGCTGCGTGTCTGTTCAAGAAGATGCATTTACCTTAGGTGAGCTCATGGAACGTTACATGAAGTATTCTGCTACAAATCGGTTCTCGTATTGGCAGTATATCATCCCGTTTCAATCCACAAGTGCCGAAGGCAACGTAATGGCATATGCGAACCTGGAATTCTAGTTCAGGCACTTCGTGACCGACTTCACGGCACTTCACAGCCGTCGTATTACTACAAGGTGTTACGCGTCCGAAAACTTTTACGAATGTCCACTGTCATCATGAAGTTAGTGTCGTAGGTATCTCCCATAGTTCATCACTATTTTGTCAACGTAAATAGGTCGATTGGGCTTGATTTCTCCGCTTCCTATCCTTCGCATACAAGAGGCCTGTCCCTTCTAGTGAAGATATCTGGCGGGCAAGTCAGTGCTTTATTCTGTATaatgttggtttggtttggtttatgggggtttaacgtcccaaagcgactcaggctgtgagagacgccgtagtgaagggctccgggaatttcgaccaccaggggttctttaacgtgcactgacatcgcacagtacacgggcctctagaatttcgcctccatcgaaattcgaccgccgcggccgggatcgaacccgcgtctttcgggccagcagccgagcgccataaccactcagccaccgcggcggccgctgtATAATGTAACCTGTAGTAAGCAACTTCCCtccgccgtggtgactcagtggttatggcgcttggctgctaaaaccgaggacgcgggttcgatcctggccgcggccgcgtttcgatggaggcgaaacgcaaggcgcccgtgtgctgtgctatgtcggtTCACGTTAAGAAGCCCAGGTATAGTGGAAAATAATCTGGAGCTGTCCATTATACGGAGTCCCTCGGGGCCTATGTCgccttgagacgttaaaccccatatgcCACCAGGATAAGCAACGTATATAGCCAGAAGGTCCTCTCTGAGCAAACCAATTCAGTGTTCCCCTTATACGGACTCAGGATAAGCAAATACTATTATGCACGTGCGAGTTTATACTTTTCTGCTTCTGCTAAAGatgctttcgaaaatttcgcCAGAAATACGGCATGTCCACTACGCATAAGGACGCACACTTACCACCTTTGTCGTCTGTTGTGTTCATACCGCGAGCGAGCGCAAGTCTCCTTTCTGTATTCTATGAGTTGACTCATTTCTGCCGACGTTGGGCTTATTTTTAGCGCATATATCCCACTCACTGACTAGCAAAAAAAATATGTTTAAAGGGACTGTTTAAGAAGACACTGAAGGCTACTTCACCCAATTTTTGTTTGCTGTAGAGTTGATACTATGGTACTTTCTAGATATATTGGTGTTTGTTCAGTAGTACACGGCACGTTTAATGCTGAGAAAAttacatttcaatttttttttccctgccactCGATGCGAACAGGGCTCCGTGATCACCgttatgaaaatgaaaatgattGGCGGTatagcctagcctctgggatcaaCGCAGGAAACTCTCTTAACGCACCGCAGTTTGGTTGCGAAATCGACCGAAGGGTGGCGACATCTGTATTTCACTTTTTGACCGCTTTCTAGCTTataaagctccgttttcagtgaacCCGGCGTCTTTCTCGTTAGAACGCGGTAACCTATCGCCACTGGCCAACTTCAGTTTTCCTCAGTGACCCTttagaatcaatcaatcaagcacaCAAGCATGCTATACTCggatacaaccccccccccccccccctccagaaaaaaaaaacctgcttttCCCTGtcagaggacccccttccagccaatggcgtcggccggttctcatgaacctgctagcgggacaatgcagggagtggcggaTAAAAGCGGACGGTACCCTCCTTGCAGTGTGGGGGATAGTCCCTTCCTTGCCTTGTAACCACTCCCTGCATTTTCACGCTactcacgctagcaggctcatgagaatagaccgacgccattggctggaaggggtcttttgacggggaaaaaccgcttcgttcttgacttgtatccgactaaagATCTCGTCGAAATGCAGAGTACTATACGATGCGTGAACCGCTCCATGTGCGAGTACGAACCAAGGACAGAGTACGTTAGCTCTTATTCGACGACTCTGCAAGGAAATTACAGCAAAAAATGTTGATACCGGGAGTATTTGATAAGGGTAATTATTGTGACATCCGGCTATATATGAGCTCGACCTGGGCCCTTGCGACATCCGGAGGGCGATCCGCGAGGGGGGCACGAAGAGATTCCGGCAGCCTCGTTGCGCACTCTTCCAGCTATGCCGGATGCATCGCCTCCGGCCCTCTAGGGGTGCAGCGCACGGCGGTTCTCTCCTCATCAGTAACGAGAGACGCACATCTTAACAGGCTATGCAATAGACTTGTCAGCGACTGTGAAATAGAGGGAAGGGGAGTAGGGCAGCCCCCTTCCCTTCTCAAACTTAAGAGGGGTGGAGGATGGAATCAGTTTTCCTCAACCCCACAACCTCGCGCGTAGAGGTTGTAGGTCCCTTCTCCAGACCGAGCACAAAATCCGTGCTACTATAGGCTGTGCATATGTATACGTAGTCTGATTCAAGCTTGCTAACGAGCTCTGATATGAACTGTGCACGTTGGTTTAAATTTAATTAAGTTTCACTGTCTTCCTCTTCAGCTGGGATGCATGCATGACGGTAAGAAATAACTCGtcaatatttgttttctttctccCTTTGAATAATGAAAAGAAGGCGATGATTTGCtaatttgtgttgttttttttttgccccactGTCCCCTCTAGATCAAATTGCAGGGAGCTGGGCGGGGCAAATTGTACATTCAACCACTGCATGAAAATTTTATCAAGGTGCTCGCAGTTTGGTCATGCTCCCTCTCATATATGCGAGACAAGTATGCTCGTGTAAAACGCGTCGCAGTCTGCCTTTTCTTCGCCGCCTTTCCGCCCCAGCCGACGCTTGGAAATTCTTGCTCTCCTTTATGTCTGCGTAGGTGCACGTATATAGATGCCCGCAAATGCATGCGGGTGGATTCCTATGACAGGCGCCTCCTTTGCATCAGCACACCGGCGATGGCGGTGCAGGGCGTCGTGTAAAACAACACCAGCCGCGTAAATCATGTTCCCCAAACTCGcccgcacacacaaaaaaatatatacataaacAAAAGGTAGACCAGCTTTCGTGGGGACGCTTGTTGGCCGGCGTTTACCCGCGCGCATAATTCCGTACGCCGGCGGTTCTGCATGCGCCGAGCCTTTCACGGAAGGCGGCGCATTTGCTCAATCCTTAGACGCATGCGACACCTGTTCCGGAAGCGAGGACTGTCCGATTGACGAGAGGGCACtcgttgttgtttcttttttctttttactcccCTTTGCTGCTGCGTGTGCGCGCCTTTGTTTTTTGGCGCCGCTTGAATGCTTATACGCGAGGCGTTTTCGGCACCTGAATGCAACCTCCGTCGTTCGTGGCGGCAGCGGAGCTGAAGCCGTCGTGGGTACTTGTTGATTAATGAGCGTGATGGTTTCCGCGTTTTCTCGTTGGCACTGACGACGTGGAGGTGATTTCCTCACTTAGCCTTCGAAATCTTCGTAATCGTGCACAATATCTGTAAGACATCGGATAGTTGTGGGTCTATCTACCTGTAAATAGCCTGTGGTAGTCCAGCCTCAACGCTGTAAGCTTAAGCACGGCTCATAGTCGGACCGCGAGAAGTCGTGCTCAGTTTAGATGCAAATAAGTTGAAGAGTCGTTATCATGGACACAGCTGTAAAAGCGATATGCGGTAACCCTTTCATCGCGAACTCGTGATTTCAAGATATTTCTTAGTCTTTTAGAGTGTCCCGTTGGTACAGATCTTATACTGTCTTTCATTCGTGTTCGCGCCGTTGTTTGACCATCCAATATCGCAAATAtgacttttatttgctgctttctCTTCGATATATTAATCTTAATCATCAGCGCCACTCATTTTTCGGAAGGCGACGCGAAATTCTCTTTGCGCCTTTTTTTAACATGTTCTTAAGTGCTCCGGACTTTTTTATATCTGTCTGTAGTTACTATatatagtgggatacaactcaagaacgaagcagcagatgccccaCAAAGAAGtcgtccagccaatggcgtcagctgATTTCCAcgacgccgcggttaatccgatTTAGCCGTGGTTAATCCTTTTCCATCTGTCACTCCCTGTGGTCTCATGCTAGCAGGACGAAAAGGATTTAACCATGGCATCATGAGAATCAGTCGACGCCAATGGCTGGAGGGCGCCCTATGACGGGCATTAGCCGCTTCGTCCTTGAGTTGTAACCAGCTACAGTCGCTCGCTATGAATGCACTTGCTACAGCTTCATCACACTCGCTTCTGTCATGTTTGTTTCGTTTGTTTGTTCTACATGTTTGTTTCGACGCAGGGATGCCTCGCCGAAGGGATGCTCACACAAATCGCGGCGGCGGCGTCTACGAGCAGCGAATTTCCTGACCCAGCCCCGACGGTATGTACTGGAAGCTGCGCCGGAGCCTCATCTTGACGGTCCTCAGCGCGACCTTATTCGCTCTACTGTTCACCTGGGCGTCCTTCAGGAGCCGCATCCTCCTGCACGATGATGCTTGGAAGGAGAGCTCTCTCCAGCGGCCGGCCTTGCGCAGCATCTTCTCGACGTACACCGACGTCTTCACGCTTCCGCCATTCACGCTCGACTCGCAGTCCCTGTACCGGATCTACCACAACGCCATAGTGGGTAACAAGTGGTCGCCCTCCAGCAAGGCGGCCGTGTGCCTCTCCACCATCGCCTCGCTGGACCATCTGCACTGGCTTCGCGAGCTGTCCGACCACTGGACCGGCCCGGTCTCGGTGGCCGTGTTCTTCAGGGAGGACTTCGACCTGCAGCTCGTGGTGACGTACGTGCACGTGCTCAGGGTGTGCTTCGCTGCCATCAGGTTAAACTTTAGCTTCCACTTTGTGTCGCCCCTGGACAGGAACAATAGCGGCGCTAAGGACGCGTTCGCATGGGAGGACAGCGACGAGCCGCTCTTTTGCGACAGCCACCGCGCCTTGCTGCGCGCCTTGCTGACGATGCAGCGCAGGCGCGGGTGGCCCCGCATGCCGTTTCCACAGAACCACCTGAGGAACGTTGCCCGCGACGGGTGCGTGTCCAGCCCGTACTTCTACGCGACGGATGTGGATGTGATGCCGCAGTACGGGCTCTACGAACGACTCTCCGCGTTCCTGGCGCGGGAACCGCCCTGTGCTAAGTGCCTGTACGTGGTGCCCGCCTTCGAAGGCACCGAGTTTGCGGTTCATCCGAGAACGAAGAGCGCGTTGCTCAGCAGGTGAGCGGCACAGGTATACACCTCGTGGACGCACCATCGTGCAGGGTAAAAAGAGTTCAATGTGGGCTAACTTGGTCACTGAGGAATGAATACTTAACTTGTTATATATCGCTCCTCAGGTTATACCAGCATTAACTGTGCACCAGAAAAAGTTAATTTAGTGCGAAAAGCGAATGAGTTCTAGGGCTCAGCATTTCAAAACGATGTACGCGCTAAGGTGTGACGTATGTCGCTCGGCTTCAGATTCCAGTTCTACTATCCGATGTGTACAGTGCACCCCCTACCGGTGCCAGCCTGTAAATTCTGCCCTTGTTCACACCATCATCTACCACTTAAATACCCCCTCCAGTTGTCACGCACActgcggcggtctaatttcgatggaggcgaaattctagaggcccgtgtactgtgcgatgtcagtgcacgttaaagaaccccaggtggtcgaaatttcccgagcccttcactacggcgtccctcatagcatgagtcgctttggcacgttaaacccccataaaccagttgTCACGCACATACGCGAACTTCATAGGTGCCCATTCAGTCCCTTTAAAACCACACACTCAAGACCTTCACAGCGACCTCTCTGAAGCGTTCCATGTATACGCTATGCCCATACCACAGTCGCAGTAAGGCGGGTCCCTTGACACGCTGATACCTTAGGCAGCTCGCCCACCGGCTCACTTGTGACTCTCTCATACAAGCGTGCGTGCGACTCCCTGTAATACCCTACGATCCTCCGCGATCCCCAGTTTGTAAAGTAAAATGTGACGAGGTTTAATTTACAAACGCATCGTCAAGGCACACTACACACCTCTGCAACTCCTTTCGGATATTCCCAAAACTCCCCTCAATCAGCTTCCATCAGACTCGCATCCTCCACAAGTTCCGCACCAACACCTTTTTCACTCCAGCACACCTGCTCTTTTTTCGTCTGTGGCATGGCCTCTCCGGCCGTACGGCTCCTCGTCGTATATGCTTATCTTGAGCCCTGTGTCCTTCAGTGCTCAGCAACCCTTCAGACTTCATTGTTCTTTCCTCCCACCTGGAGTACTTACCCACCATCGTACCATCTTAGGGTCCCAGTAACTCTCTGCCATCTGGGCGACCAACGCAACCTGGCACTCCATGCCCAGGGCCTTCTGAGCGCTTAAGCTGCCGCTCGTGAATAAAGCGATATTATTTTTCTCACCAACCTTTCCAATTTCAATAATTCATTGTCATCCTGATGAACTGGTAAGTAGATTGCTTAACGACAGTGTTCGCCCAATAGTTTTAATGGCATCAAGAAAGCGCGAGGTggtaaaaatgttttttttttggttaacgCAATCTGGGGCCTAAAAAGGCTCTTGACACACGTTTGCAGCGAGACGTTGCGAAATCTTCTTTTCCTGTCATCTTTCTCACGCAGCGTTACAACCAACACCAGGTACAGGTTGTCCGAATTGCGGCAGTATACGTCAACTTTTAATCACGTGCGTTATACTATGATGTTATGCCCTCTTCTTGAAATTTCTATATTTTGTAATTTCTATTTAGTTAACCTACGCTTTCAAAAAACAAGATTGGTTTAATGCTGCAATATTTTGCGTCGCCGCCGTATTAACTGCGATGTTaatgtgtttttctttctctctctctctaaacaaATGTCCCCGTGATTACAGAACAGGCCAAAAGAAAGAGTTCCGAGTGTATCACGCAGTGGCCTTCGGCAAAAATCAGCGGGCAACGAATTTCAGCAAGTGGAAGAAAGTCCCGAGCAAGGACGAAATGTTCGCGGCGTACGAAGCTGTCTTCGAATTCGGCTACGAGTGCTTCTACGTCGGCCCACACGACGTTCCCAAGTTTCGCGAGATATTCATCGGTTACGGGTTCACAAGAAACGTTCAGGTACTTGTGACCTCATTTTCTTTGACAAGA is a window of Amblyomma americanum isolate KBUSLIRL-KWMA chromosome 4, ASM5285725v1, whole genome shotgun sequence DNA encoding:
- the LOC144128836 gene encoding beta-1,4-glucuronyltransferase 1-like isoform X1 — translated: MYWKLRRSLILTVLSATLFALLFTWASFRSRILLHDDAWKESSLQRPALRSIFSTYTDVFTLPPFTLDSQSLYRIYHNAIVGNKWSPSSKAAVCLSTIASLDHLHWLRELSDHWTGPVSVAVFFREDFDLQLVVTYVHVLRVCFAAIRLNFSFHFVSPLDRNNSGAKDAFAWEDSDEPLFCDSHRALLRALLTMQRRRGWPRMPFPQNHLRNVARDGCVSSPYFYATDVDVMPQYGLYERLSAFLAREPPCAKCLYVVPAFEGTEFAVHPRTKSALLSRTGQKKEFRVYHAVAFGKNQRATNFSKWKKVPSKDEMFAAYEAVFEFGYECFYVGPHDVPKFREIFIGYGFTRNVQALEAHLAGFRFLVLSDAFTIHRGMRNTTVNESFRNAEKSRNYRIFLGFRKTLEHRYGKGREFT
- the LOC144128836 gene encoding beta-1,4-glucuronyltransferase 1-like isoform X2: MYWKLRRSLILTVLSATLFALLFTWASFRSRILLHDDAWKESSLQRPALRSIFSTYTDVFTLPPFTLDSQSLYRIYHNAIVGNKWSPSSKAAVCLSTIASLDHLHWLRELSDHWTGPVSVAVFFREDFDLQLVVTYVHVLRVCFAAIRLNFSFHFVSPLDRNNSGAKDAFAWEDSDEPLFCDSHRALLRALLTMQRRRGWPRMPFPQNHLRNVARDGCVSSPYFYATDVDVMPQYGLYERLSAFLAREPPCAKCLYVVPAFEGTEFAVHPRTKSALLSRTGQKKEFRVYHAVAFGKNQRATNFSKWKKVPSKDEMFAAYEAVFEFGYECFYVGPHDVPKFREIFIGYGFTRNVQASPKCTGGVRRSSASRHGRPWRLTWPASGSWC